A window of the Nitrosococcus wardiae genome harbors these coding sequences:
- a CDS encoding AsmA family protein: protein MLKKVLIILASIPAILLLVIIIAVLVIDEDTVKGWTSSYIEQQYGRDLKVAGDLELDLLSLQPSITVEGVKLENANWADRDWMADIGKVFVQFKLLPLILGNIKILDAEITDGQIFLVEQQAKANWDVFLEKEREPGYFSVEQLENFKLNNVIVNYQDRVEDETHQLLAESIHLQEFFSPQRQGSFHGQLDSMPVSFQIEQKLVEAENVDRLLTLTGRIGTAEIYFTGDISDNFNWVKGRIRVKGPGESLTRIINLAGLNIKTLHSYDGFATVDANIERTTIDLTNINLKYGQSQMTGMIKANLNGDRTHIRGDLVFPVLVSADLKPYIKAKEKEVEKEKLFDDDPIGSLIPGGLELYLHTKIEKFIGGDWARTIQGGEGHLAIKGERLALYPVRVRMLGGDLAIEGLIDQSDKLTEANLKIKVDDFELNKISGALANLDNDNELNVDEVIGGNFDMVASLHFSGNSPQGMASSLTGDLNAVMEDGYMGSLLVEALQLDVTEAFASWLADNPKTEINCMVALFNINSGRMTTQAVVINTDDSNIIGSGVVNLDNESVDYTLVARAKDFSITGAPINMEIEGDLINPKLDIGGDEDSLLEVAADAVITPIVEGFKEIFGENDGSEKLTRCARFRDEIARIQRQAE, encoded by the coding sequence ATGTTAAAAAAAGTACTTATTATATTGGCGAGTATCCCTGCGATTCTGCTGTTGGTGATCATCATAGCTGTACTCGTCATTGATGAAGATACGGTAAAGGGGTGGACTTCTAGCTACATCGAGCAGCAGTACGGTCGTGACCTTAAGGTGGCAGGAGATCTTGAGCTGGATTTGTTATCTCTGCAACCTAGTATCACAGTAGAAGGAGTAAAGCTAGAAAATGCAAACTGGGCTGATAGGGACTGGATGGCAGATATCGGCAAAGTTTTTGTCCAGTTTAAACTTCTGCCATTGATATTAGGAAATATAAAAATTCTAGATGCAGAAATTACGGATGGCCAAATTTTTTTGGTTGAGCAACAAGCCAAGGCTAATTGGGACGTTTTTTTAGAAAAAGAGCGAGAGCCAGGTTATTTCTCGGTGGAACAACTTGAGAATTTTAAATTAAATAATGTCATAGTGAATTACCAAGATAGGGTAGAAGACGAAACCCATCAATTGCTTGCAGAAAGTATTCATTTGCAGGAGTTTTTTTCCCCCCAAAGGCAGGGTTCTTTTCATGGACAACTTGATTCCATGCCGGTTAGTTTTCAAATTGAGCAAAAGCTAGTTGAAGCAGAAAATGTAGATAGGCTGCTTACATTAACTGGGCGTATCGGTACGGCGGAAATTTATTTCACGGGTGATATTTCTGATAACTTTAATTGGGTAAAGGGTCGAATTCGTGTAAAGGGTCCCGGTGAATCATTGACACGGATTATTAACCTAGCTGGATTAAATATCAAGACTCTTCATTCCTATGATGGTTTTGCCACGGTTGATGCAAATATAGAACGAACGACAATAGATCTGACTAACATCAATCTTAAGTATGGTCAGAGTCAAATGACGGGCATGATAAAGGCGAATTTAAATGGGGATCGAACCCATATTAGAGGAGATTTAGTTTTTCCCGTACTAGTTAGTGCTGATCTTAAACCTTATATTAAAGCGAAGGAAAAAGAAGTTGAAAAGGAAAAACTCTTTGATGATGATCCCATCGGGTCTCTAATTCCAGGTGGGCTTGAACTTTATCTGCATACCAAAATTGAGAAATTCATTGGTGGTGATTGGGCCAGGACCATTCAGGGAGGCGAGGGTCATCTCGCGATAAAGGGAGAGCGGCTAGCGCTCTATCCCGTGAGAGTAAGGATGTTGGGAGGAGATCTTGCCATTGAGGGGTTGATTGATCAATCGGATAAGTTAACAGAAGCTAACCTGAAAATAAAAGTTGATGACTTTGAACTTAATAAAATTTCTGGGGCGTTAGCCAACCTTGATAACGATAATGAACTAAATGTTGATGAAGTTATTGGAGGAAATTTTGATATGGTGGCAAGTCTGCACTTTAGCGGCAATTCACCACAAGGAATGGCTTCGAGTCTCACCGGGGATTTAAATGCTGTTATGGAGGATGGCTATATGGGTAGCTTGCTGGTAGAAGCCTTGCAGCTTGATGTGACTGAGGCTTTTGCCTCCTGGCTAGCGGATAACCCAAAAACAGAGATAAACTGCATGGTGGCACTGTTTAACATTAACTCTGGACGAATGACAACCCAGGCAGTCGTTATTAATACTGATGATTCCAACATCATTGGTAGTGGGGTTGTTAACCTTGATAATGAATCAGTGGATTATACTTTGGTTGCAAGGGCAAAAGATTTCTCTATAACAGGAGCGCCAATTAATATGGAAATAGAGGGCGATCTTATAAATCCTAAGCTTGACATTGGTGGTGATGAAGATTCACTACTTGAGGTTGCTGCCGATGCTGTTATTACCCCCATTGTTGAGGGATTTAAAGAGATTTTTGGCGAGAATGATGGAAGTGAAAAGCTCACCCGTTGTGCAAGATTTAGAGATGAAATTGCCCGTATCCAACGACAAGCGGAATAA
- the nirK gene encoding copper-containing nitrite reductase, with the protein MRARSLIALMLTSAAIVLISHPIFAKGDPQAGREVFRKCQACHRLEPAQHQVGPPLANLLGRQAGSLKEFSYSQALEEADIIWTEDTLNKFLASPQHYLPGNQMHFAGLRNEEDRENVIAYLKQAVNAFPRHAPVSPEGTKLQQVNSTESVAAYTPDLTLTLKTGIAEGRLVFIGVGADIEGEVNPTLEVHKGEVVQINLVNGEGTTHDIFFPEFNARSEQVTTSGSSTTLALRATSAGEFTYYCTLPGHREAGMEGRLLVRETPREELAKARDIVRNPNDVPQPVGDRESKKLELGLEAVELEGELAEGTTYHYWTFNGTVPGPLLRVRVGDTVKLKFANDIDSDIIHSVDLHAVTGPGGGAAYLQVPPGEEKSITFKALIPGLYVYHCATPMVAHHIANGMYGMILVEPEGGLPPVDREYYVMQGEIYTQASFGKKGRQEFSVEKLLDESPEYFVFNGATGALTQDYPLHAKVGETIRIFFGVGGPNLTSSFHIIGEIFDRVHEWGGLRNRPVEGIQTVPVAPGGAAIVELELEIPGKYILVDHALSRMERGLRGFLYAEGKEKPAIYQTGASFESDDRHPIRR; encoded by the coding sequence ATGCGTGCCAGGAGTCTTATCGCTCTCATGCTCACTAGTGCGGCCATTGTCCTTATAAGTCACCCGATCTTCGCTAAAGGTGATCCTCAAGCCGGCCGCGAAGTATTCCGCAAGTGTCAGGCTTGTCACAGGCTTGAACCTGCCCAACACCAAGTTGGCCCCCCACTCGCTAATCTCCTTGGGCGTCAGGCGGGTAGTCTTAAGGAGTTCAGTTATTCCCAAGCACTGGAAGAGGCCGATATTATCTGGACGGAAGACACTCTCAATAAATTCTTAGCCAGCCCGCAACACTATCTACCTGGGAACCAGATGCACTTTGCGGGTCTACGCAATGAAGAGGACCGCGAGAATGTCATTGCTTACCTTAAGCAGGCGGTAAACGCCTTCCCACGACACGCTCCTGTCTCCCCCGAAGGAACCAAACTACAGCAAGTAAACAGCACAGAGAGTGTAGCGGCCTACACCCCCGATCTTACCTTGACCTTGAAAACTGGGATTGCCGAGGGGCGTCTCGTTTTCATCGGTGTCGGCGCCGACATTGAAGGGGAGGTGAACCCTACTCTAGAGGTACATAAAGGAGAGGTAGTCCAGATCAACCTGGTCAATGGTGAAGGCACGACCCATGATATTTTTTTCCCTGAATTTAACGCCCGCTCTGAGCAGGTGACCACTTCAGGCAGTAGTACGACTCTGGCTCTCCGAGCCACCAGCGCGGGTGAATTCACTTATTACTGCACCCTTCCCGGGCATCGGGAGGCCGGAATGGAAGGGCGCCTCCTCGTACGTGAAACACCCCGGGAAGAATTGGCAAAGGCTCGGGATATTGTGCGCAATCCCAATGATGTGCCTCAACCCGTGGGAGACCGAGAGTCCAAAAAGCTTGAGCTCGGCCTTGAGGCGGTAGAATTGGAAGGAGAGCTTGCGGAAGGCACGACTTATCACTACTGGACCTTCAATGGCACGGTACCCGGTCCCCTCCTCCGTGTCCGGGTTGGCGATACCGTCAAACTCAAGTTCGCCAATGACATTGACAGCGACATCATTCACTCAGTCGATCTCCACGCAGTGACCGGACCTGGGGGAGGTGCGGCTTATCTTCAAGTCCCCCCAGGCGAGGAGAAATCCATCACCTTTAAGGCGCTTATCCCAGGGCTCTATGTTTATCACTGCGCCACTCCGATGGTGGCCCATCACATTGCCAATGGAATGTATGGCATGATTCTCGTCGAACCTGAAGGCGGGCTACCGCCCGTCGATCGCGAGTATTACGTGATGCAGGGGGAAATCTACACCCAGGCCTCCTTCGGCAAGAAAGGACGCCAGGAGTTCAGCGTTGAGAAACTCCTGGATGAATCCCCCGAATATTTTGTCTTCAACGGTGCCACCGGGGCGCTTACCCAGGACTACCCGCTGCACGCTAAAGTGGGTGAGACAATACGCATTTTCTTCGGCGTGGGCGGACCAAACCTCACCTCCTCTTTCCATATCATTGGGGAGATATTTGACCGCGTCCATGAATGGGGCGGGCTTAGGAATAGACCGGTCGAGGGAATTCAGACAGTACCCGTCGCCCCCGGTGGCGCCGCTATTGTGGAGCTTGAACTGGAGATACCCGGCAAATACATCCTGGTCGATCACGCCTTATCACGTATGGAGCGGGGGCTGCGCGGATTCCTTTACGCCGAGGGCAAGGAGAAACCAGCAATCTATCAAACTGGCGCTTCTTTCGAGAGCGATGACAGACACCCTATTAGGCGGTGA
- a CDS encoding phospholipase D-like domain-containing protein, translating into MSPLFRNKFKVLKNGEIFYPRIAEVISQARRHIEIENYIFEPGQVADWILLQIRERLQQGISVKLLTDRIGSHRTPRKTFRLIEEAGGDFKWYRPLSWRTPLWFNNRNHRNLIIVDDQIGFMGGAGISDRWLTGNRHLPRWRDTMLEVRGHLVPVLKNAFEDHWWEATHHHLFSAHSKSNPYSNSSLSQDNEAIIIKSGNSGQSTQNSGFIFRRLIQNARKCIFVTNPYFLPGDPMTSEIKKASESGVMIKVVTAGKHADHPFIRWAARSHYSELIDSGVEIYEYTPTMIHAKTMMIDD; encoded by the coding sequence ATGAGTCCTTTATTTCGCAACAAATTTAAGGTCTTAAAAAATGGTGAGATCTTCTATCCAAGAATTGCCGAAGTGATTTCCCAAGCACGAAGACACATTGAAATAGAAAATTATATCTTCGAACCTGGACAGGTAGCAGACTGGATTTTACTGCAAATCAGAGAACGTCTTCAGCAAGGAATAAGCGTTAAACTATTAACTGACCGAATTGGTAGTCATCGTACTCCAAGAAAAACATTTCGATTAATTGAAGAAGCAGGAGGGGATTTTAAATGGTATCGTCCTCTCAGTTGGAGAACTCCCCTTTGGTTTAATAATAGGAATCATCGCAATTTAATTATAGTTGATGATCAAATAGGATTTATGGGAGGGGCAGGCATTTCTGATCGTTGGCTTACTGGTAATCGTCACCTGCCACGATGGAGAGATACGATGCTAGAAGTAAGAGGCCATCTAGTTCCTGTGCTGAAAAATGCTTTTGAAGATCATTGGTGGGAAGCAACGCATCATCATCTATTTTCTGCTCACAGTAAAAGCAATCCCTATTCTAATTCTTCCTTATCTCAAGATAACGAAGCAATCATTATCAAAAGTGGAAATTCTGGTCAGTCAACACAAAATTCAGGTTTTATTTTTCGAAGATTAATTCAAAATGCACGTAAATGCATTTTCGTAACAAATCCCTATTTTTTGCCAGGAGATCCGATGACATCTGAGATAAAAAAAGCTTCTGAGTCTGGAGTAATGATTAAAGTAGTCACAGCAGGGAAACATGCGGACCACCCATTTATACGCTGGGCTGCACGGAGCCACTACTCTGAGTTAATCGATTCAGGTGTTGAAATTTATGAGTATACCCCGACCATGATTCATGCGAAAACAATGATGATTGATGATTGA
- a CDS encoding RNA-guided endonuclease InsQ/TnpB family protein — translation MIKAFKYRLYPNTAQVRELEIMLETHRRLYNECLAQRKERYETAQESVKYTQQSAWFKSARGANDWYARLNFSSAQATMRRLDKAFQAFFQRIKTGDKPGYPRFKARGRFDSWTYPAHGDGARLLDGKLRLQHIGVVRVRQHRPAQGTIKTVQIKIEAGKWFVIASCEIGDAPPPRTEDTAVGIDVGLEHFLSTDQGEHVDNPRYQKEAWRRLRVVGRVVSRKKKGSRNRGKAVSKLRSIHARVSNKRRDHHHKVARDFVSRYAFIAAESLTVKNMVRNRRLSRSISDAGWSQFLNILRAKAESAGSVFVEVPPQGTSQACSGCGAVVQKALYVRQHRCPECGLSLQRDVNAARNILARGQARMEPVWLNVAH, via the coding sequence TTGATTAAAGCATTCAAATACCGACTGTATCCGAACACCGCCCAGGTGCGTGAGCTTGAGATCATGCTTGAAACGCACCGACGCCTGTATAACGAGTGTCTTGCTCAACGAAAAGAGCGCTACGAAACAGCTCAAGAAAGCGTGAAGTACACGCAGCAATCGGCTTGGTTTAAATCCGCCCGCGGCGCGAACGACTGGTACGCTAGGCTCAATTTCTCCTCTGCCCAGGCAACGATGCGGCGCCTCGACAAGGCGTTTCAGGCATTCTTTCAGCGCATTAAGACAGGCGATAAACCCGGTTATCCGCGCTTCAAGGCGCGTGGTCGCTTCGATAGCTGGACATACCCGGCGCACGGCGACGGCGCGCGGTTGCTCGATGGCAAACTGCGCCTTCAGCACATTGGCGTGGTTAGGGTACGCCAACATCGCCCTGCGCAAGGCACGATCAAAACCGTACAGATCAAGATTGAAGCCGGAAAGTGGTTCGTCATAGCCAGTTGCGAAATCGGTGATGCGCCACCGCCTCGGACTGAAGATACGGCTGTCGGTATTGATGTTGGATTGGAGCATTTCCTGTCCACCGATCAAGGCGAGCACGTCGATAATCCGCGCTACCAAAAAGAAGCATGGCGCCGGCTGCGCGTTGTTGGCCGCGTTGTTTCGCGTAAGAAAAAAGGCAGCCGAAACCGAGGTAAAGCGGTTTCCAAGCTGCGCTCGATACACGCCCGAGTGTCCAACAAAAGACGGGACCACCACCACAAGGTGGCCCGCGATTTCGTGAGTCGATACGCTTTCATCGCGGCGGAAAGCCTGACCGTAAAAAACATGGTCAGGAACCGCCGGTTGAGTCGGTCGATTTCGGATGCTGGCTGGAGCCAGTTTCTGAACATACTCCGTGCCAAGGCTGAAAGCGCCGGGTCGGTGTTTGTCGAAGTTCCTCCGCAAGGCACATCGCAAGCGTGCTCCGGCTGCGGAGCAGTCGTGCAAAAGGCGCTCTACGTGCGCCAGCACAGATGCCCCGAATGCGGTTTGTCTCTGCAAAGAGATGTCAACGCGGCCAGAAATATCTTGGCGCGTGGCCAGGCTCGGATGGAGCCTGTGTGGCTTAACGTGGCGCATTAG
- a CDS encoding phospholipase D-like domain-containing protein — MIDDRWSVIGTSNFDNRSFIYNDEIDLLIDNSKLASQVRSDFEDDLAESVQLKKEDLNSPLYLNPLSQSAARFVRQFA, encoded by the coding sequence ATGATTGATGATCGATGGTCCGTTATTGGAACCTCCAATTTTGATAATAGATCATTCATATATAATGATGAAATTGATCTCTTAATTGATAATTCCAAACTGGCCTCGCAAGTTAGAAGTGATTTTGAGGATGATTTAGCAGAATCCGTCCAATTAAAAAAAGAAGATTTGAATTCTCCCTTGTATCTTAACCCTCTCAGTCAATCGGCAGCCCGTTTTGTTAGGCAATTTGCTTAA
- a CDS encoding M48 family metalloprotease — translation METKYLLRQVGALVLCLCVATACAVNPVTGERQLVLISEAQEIQLGRQGAEQIRQTMALVEDDELQAYVDRLGQQLAADSERPHLPWAFAVVDDPTPNAFALPGGFIFVTRGMLTLMDSEAELVAVLGHEIGHVTARHSVTQLSRAQLAQLGLGLGAIIMPEIQLLGDIAGLGLNLLFLKYGRDAERQADTLGFRYARAEGYDVAEMADIFASLQRAGELAGQSPVPSWLATHPAPEERVEAVEARLRQLPENPFDATVGRAEFLNMIDGLPYGPNPRNGFFRGNTFYHPGLAFQLAVPEGWQRQNMAQAVVGVNSAQNAAFQLTLAGTDSAAEALQRFASQEGVQTERGAREDINGLPALIARFQAQGQQETVGGYVAFFEYGGRTYQLLGYTPAQLFAEYQRLFQNLITSFAPITEASILNIKPPVIEIVRLPEAMSLAQFHSRSASDISLEQLALINQVQNTDAVISQGTLLKRVRGRVADVD, via the coding sequence ATGGAAACGAAATACTTGCTGCGGCAGGTGGGCGCGCTCGTGCTCTGTCTTTGTGTTGCCACCGCCTGCGCCGTGAACCCCGTCACGGGCGAGCGCCAGTTGGTGCTGATCTCCGAGGCGCAGGAGATCCAACTCGGCCGACAAGGCGCGGAGCAGATCCGGCAGACCATGGCCCTGGTGGAAGATGATGAACTACAGGCCTATGTCGACCGGCTTGGCCAGCAGTTGGCCGCGGACTCCGAGCGGCCCCATTTGCCCTGGGCGTTTGCCGTGGTCGACGATCCCACGCCCAATGCGTTTGCCTTGCCCGGCGGCTTTATTTTTGTGACACGCGGCATGCTGACATTGATGGATAGTGAGGCCGAACTGGTGGCGGTGCTCGGCCATGAGATCGGCCATGTCACAGCGCGCCATTCGGTGACGCAACTTAGTCGCGCGCAACTGGCTCAGCTGGGGCTTGGTCTTGGCGCTATCATTATGCCCGAGATCCAACTGTTGGGAGACATCGCCGGGCTGGGCTTGAATCTGCTATTTCTGAAATATGGCCGCGATGCGGAACGTCAGGCCGATACACTCGGTTTTCGCTACGCCCGGGCGGAGGGCTACGACGTCGCCGAGATGGCCGACATATTCGCTTCACTACAGCGCGCCGGTGAACTTGCAGGACAAAGTCCGGTGCCGAGCTGGCTGGCCACACACCCGGCACCCGAGGAACGCGTCGAAGCCGTTGAGGCACGGCTACGCCAACTGCCGGAAAACCCCTTTGATGCGACGGTCGGGCGCGCTGAATTTCTGAACATGATTGATGGTCTTCCCTATGGCCCCAACCCGCGCAACGGCTTCTTCCGCGGCAACACATTCTACCACCCGGGGCTTGCATTCCAGCTCGCCGTACCCGAGGGCTGGCAGCGCCAGAATATGGCACAGGCCGTGGTGGGCGTGAATAGTGCGCAAAATGCCGCGTTTCAACTCACCCTGGCCGGTACCGACAGCGCGGCCGAGGCGCTGCAGCGCTTCGCTTCGCAAGAGGGCGTACAGACAGAGCGCGGCGCGCGCGAGGACATCAACGGCCTTCCAGCCCTGATTGCGCGCTTTCAAGCGCAAGGCCAGCAAGAGACGGTTGGCGGTTATGTGGCGTTCTTTGAGTATGGCGGGCGAACCTATCAATTGCTGGGGTATACGCCGGCGCAGCTGTTTGCAGAATATCAGCGCCTCTTCCAAAACCTCATCACGAGTTTTGCGCCAATCACCGAAGCTTCAATACTGAACATTAAACCGCCCGTGATTGAAATCGTTCGACTGCCGGAGGCAATGAGCTTGGCACAATTCCACAGCCGCTCTGCATCGGATATCTCGCTTGAACAACTGGCATTGATCAATCAGGTGCAGAATACGGATGCCGTGATTTCGCAAGGTACGCTGCTCAAACGGGTGCGCGGCCGGGTGGCCGACGTGGACTGA
- the tnpA gene encoding IS200/IS605 family transposase: protein MSRYAKNSGAVFALKYHLVWCPKYRRSVLVDGIAKRLDQLIREVANEFEMTVHAMEIMPDHVHLFVESDPRWCVAEIVNRFKGRSSRILRSEFPVLRSRLPTLWSRSYYAGTVGHVSEETVRRYIENQTGK, encoded by the coding sequence ATGTCTCGTTACGCCAAGAATTCTGGGGCGGTTTTCGCTCTCAAATATCACTTGGTCTGGTGCCCCAAATACCGTCGCAGCGTGTTGGTTGATGGCATCGCTAAACGTCTTGATCAGTTGATACGCGAAGTCGCAAACGAATTTGAAATGACAGTGCATGCGATGGAGATCATGCCGGACCACGTACACCTGTTCGTCGAATCCGACCCTCGCTGGTGCGTTGCCGAGATAGTCAATCGCTTTAAGGGTCGAAGCAGTCGTATCTTGCGTTCCGAATTTCCAGTTTTGCGTAGCCGTTTGCCGACCCTCTGGAGTCGCAGTTACTACGCTGGCACGGTGGGCCACGTGTCCGAAGAGACCGTTCGCCGCTACATTGAAAACCAAACGGGAAAGTAG
- a CDS encoding queuosine precursor transporter, whose product MDPQTINPARSKNSYSPAFLVILAGFITSLLIANIIAVKLIDIGGWVMPAGVIIFPLSYIIGDVLTEVYGYRRARQVIWLGFFCNLLAVGAITLAMALPPATFWEGQEAFERILGYAPRLLLASFLAYLVGEFTNAYVLAKMKLATQGRWLWTRTIGSTLVGQGLDSAVFITVAFLGTIPLKGLVLAILIQ is encoded by the coding sequence ATGGATCCTCAGACAATCAACCCAGCAAGGAGCAAAAACAGCTATTCTCCTGCCTTCCTGGTGATCCTAGCAGGCTTCATCACCTCCTTGCTCATCGCCAACATTATTGCCGTCAAGCTAATCGATATTGGGGGCTGGGTTATGCCAGCCGGGGTGATCATCTTTCCCTTGAGCTATATCATCGGCGATGTGCTGACTGAGGTCTACGGTTACCGCCGCGCCCGCCAGGTGATATGGCTGGGCTTTTTCTGTAACCTCTTGGCCGTGGGCGCCATCACCTTGGCCATGGCACTGCCTCCCGCTACATTCTGGGAGGGACAGGAAGCCTTTGAGCGCATCCTGGGCTATGCCCCTCGCCTGTTGTTGGCTTCCTTCCTGGCCTATTTGGTGGGCGAGTTCACCAATGCCTACGTGCTTGCCAAGATGAAACTCGCCACCCAAGGACGCTGGCTATGGACCCGCACCATCGGCTCCACACTTGTGGGTCAGGGGCTGGACTCGGCCGTGTTCATCACCGTGGCTTTTTTGGGCACCATACCGCTGAAAGGTCTGGTGCTGGCCATTTTAATTCAGTGA
- a CDS encoding glycoside hydrolase family 15 protein, translated as MSKAIKDYALISDCRTAALISQQGSIDWLCLPRFDSEACFAALLGDREHGHWQIYPEGNVRMTRRRYRDGTMILETEYHTASGTVCLTDFMVMEGAVPQLMRLVKGVSGEVVMTVELFIRFDYGDLIPWTQIENGRLIAVAGPSTVQLTSSLPLAKPYPKMRQQFVIREGQWHHYCLLWSESHCKPSLPVDPLAALSDTQCWWRDWITRSNYRGPWRGAVERSLLTLRALIYEPTGGMVAAPTTSLPEHPGGVRNWDYRFCWLRDATMTLYALMNAGYRQEAYAWREWLLRAVAGEPEQMQIMYGLAGERRLSETEIPWLPGYAGSRPIRIGNAAYQQKQLDVYGEIMDAFHLARRAGIEPHEAGWKVQKALMDYLESHWDDPDEGIWEVRSARRDFVHSKIMAWVAFDRAIKAVEDFGLDGSLMRWKNTRQKIHEEICSQGFDSGLNAFVQSYGSKELDASLLMIPTLGFLPADDPRVQGTVKAIESQLVRNGFVYRYSSKEGIDGLPQGEGAFLACSFWLADNYILQGQKQRGIELFEKLLAIRNDVGLLSEQYDPEQKALLGNFPQAFSHVSLINTATNLTNQHGPALERKK; from the coding sequence ATGAGCAAAGCTATCAAAGACTATGCACTCATCAGTGATTGCCGGACAGCTGCTTTAATATCGCAGCAAGGCTCAATCGATTGGCTTTGCTTGCCAAGGTTTGATTCGGAGGCCTGCTTTGCCGCACTGCTTGGAGATCGCGAACATGGCCACTGGCAGATTTATCCGGAAGGGAACGTCCGGATGACTCGCAGACGCTATCGTGACGGTACGATGATTCTTGAGACTGAATATCACACCGCTAGCGGTACCGTTTGCCTCACCGACTTCATGGTGATGGAAGGCGCCGTACCGCAGCTCATGCGTCTCGTCAAAGGGGTGAGTGGTGAGGTCGTTATGACCGTGGAGCTCTTCATTCGCTTTGATTATGGTGACCTGATCCCCTGGACGCAAATTGAAAATGGCAGGCTGATCGCGGTCGCAGGCCCGTCCACGGTCCAATTAACGTCGTCCCTGCCGCTGGCCAAACCTTATCCCAAGATGCGGCAACAGTTTGTAATCCGCGAAGGGCAATGGCACCACTATTGCCTCTTGTGGTCGGAATCCCATTGCAAGCCCTCTCTGCCAGTAGACCCGCTCGCGGCACTTAGCGATACGCAGTGCTGGTGGCGTGATTGGATCACCCGTTCGAATTACCGCGGACCGTGGCGTGGAGCCGTCGAGCGTTCGCTTTTGACGCTGCGCGCGCTTATTTATGAACCGACAGGGGGTATGGTGGCGGCACCAACGACCTCCCTTCCTGAGCATCCAGGAGGCGTTCGCAATTGGGATTATCGGTTTTGCTGGCTGCGCGATGCGACTATGACCCTTTATGCCCTCATGAATGCCGGATACCGACAGGAGGCTTATGCTTGGCGTGAATGGCTTTTGAGAGCAGTGGCGGGCGAACCCGAGCAGATGCAGATTATGTATGGCCTAGCAGGCGAGCGGCGCTTGAGCGAGACTGAGATTCCTTGGCTGCCAGGCTATGCTGGATCGCGGCCCATCCGTATTGGTAATGCCGCTTATCAGCAAAAACAGCTCGATGTTTATGGTGAGATCATGGATGCTTTTCACTTGGCAAGGCGTGCGGGTATCGAGCCTCATGAAGCCGGCTGGAAAGTGCAAAAGGCGTTGATGGACTATTTAGAATCCCACTGGGATGATCCTGATGAAGGCATCTGGGAAGTGCGCAGCGCCAGGCGTGATTTCGTGCACTCGAAAATTATGGCCTGGGTAGCCTTTGACCGGGCTATTAAAGCAGTCGAGGACTTTGGCCTTGATGGTTCACTAATGCGTTGGAAAAATACTCGCCAAAAGATTCATGAGGAGATTTGCAGCCAAGGCTTCGATTCTGGACTTAATGCTTTTGTCCAGTCCTATGGTAGCAAGGAACTCGACGCCAGCCTGCTTATGATCCCAACCCTTGGTTTCTTGCCTGCCGATGATCCCCGAGTTCAAGGGACGGTTAAAGCCATCGAATCGCAGCTCGTCCGCAATGGCTTTGTCTACCGCTACTCTTCCAAGGAAGGCATTGACGGACTACCACAGGGCGAAGGGGCATTCTTGGCCTGTAGCTTCTGGCTGGCTGATAACTATATCCTCCAAGGGCAAAAGCAGCGGGGGATTGAGCTTTTCGAGAAACTCCTCGCTATCCGCAATGATGTGGGGCTACTCTCCGAGCAATACGATCCCGAACAGAAAGCGCTGCTTGGAAATTTTCCCCAAGCCTTTTCCCACGTCTCACTTATCAACACAGCAACCAATCTGACTAACCAACATGGGCCTGCACTGGAAAGGAAAAAATAA